The genomic region ACACTCTGCTCGGCGAGCGGGCGACCGCCGCCGGTGCGTCGGCGCAGGCGATCACCGCCGTCGAGCCTGCGGTGGAGGTGGGGCCGCCCGAGTCGCCCGGGGTCCTGTTCTTCCTGTTGCAGCAGCGCCACCGGGTCCGCCGGAATCTCAACCTGCCGCACGACCGGCACGACGATCTGGCGGACCGCGTGGAGGCTCAGCTCGTCCGCCGGGCGGGGGAACGGGGCGGCGGTGAACCGGATCTGATCTTCTGGCCCCGGGCCGAGTTCGACCGGCTGCTCTCCACACACGCGGAGCTGACCGAGGTGTACGGGCCGGACTGGGACGCACACCGGGCGCGGCTGGAGAAGGAGCTGGTGCGGCTTGCCGACGCCGGCCAGGTCGGGCTGGTGGTGCTCAGAGCGACTGTCGACGGGCTGGACGGCTTCGCCGGCCGGAAGGACAGCGACCCGGCCGACGGGGAGGTCCGAGCCGGCTACGCGCGGGAGTTGGCGGCCCGGCCGGCGGCGCGGATCCCCTGGCCGCCGGAGCGCAACGACGCCTGCTGGTGCGGTTCGGGCCTCAAGTACAAGAAGGACTGCCTGCCGCGGTCCCGCGGCTGAGCGCGCCGGCTACCTCCCGGTGTGTCGCTGGTAGTGGCGGGCCACGCGGGCCCGGTTGCCGCAGGAGGGCTTGCACCACTCCTGACGCGGGTGGTCCTTGACGAAGTAGCGCACGCAGCGGGGCGCGGGGCAGGCGCGCAACTGCTCGCGGGTCGCACCGGCGAGGAACTCGATGACGGCCCGGGCCAGCCCTGCCGGGAGTGCCAGCCGGGGCTCTGTCGCCTCGCCGTGCCAGGCCAGCACCGGTGTGCCCTCCTGCTCCCAGGTCAGTACGGGCCGGACGGGCACCGTCGCGGCGGCCTGGTTGAGCCGGTCGACAGCCTCCGGCGGGGAGAGCAGCGAGGTGGACTCGGCTCGGCTCGGTGGGCCCGGTCGGACGGCGACGGCGAACAGGGTACGGGCGGCGCGGCGCACGGCGACCACGTCGAGGCGGGTCCGCTCGTCGACCTCAACGCGGGAGGTGTCGCACCTGGCGACGTACTCGCGCAGTGGTTCGGCGTGCTCGCGGAGCCAGGCGGTCAGGCCGGCGACGTCGGCGAGGTCGTCGGCGACGCCTCCGTTGCCGTCGTGCCGGATCGTGCTGACCAGGGCGAGCGCGAGCTGTGCGGACATCGGTGCCTCTCCCGTAGGCGGCTTGTGTGGCCGGTGTCGCCAAGTGTAGCGTCCCTAATGGTTGACGCATTCTTAATGCATTAGGGGGCAGTCGTGTTGTTCATCGCGCACCTTAGTGACACCCACCTCGACGGGCACCTCCGATCGGCGGAGCGGGCCGTCCGGGTCATGGACCACCTGCACGCCCTGCCGCGACCGGTCGACGCGATCCTGATCACCGGGGACATCGCCGATCACGGGGAGGTGTCCGAGTACGAGACCGCCGCGAGACTCTTCGACTCTCCCCTGCCGGTCCTGATGTGCCCCGGCAACCACGACGTGCGTGCCGCGTACCGCAAGGGTCTGCTCGGGGACGACGGCGGCGGCACCGGCCCGATCAACGCCCGGCACGACGTGGCCGGCGCGGTGTTCCTCCTGGCCGACTCGTCCGTGCCCGGCGAGGACCACGGCCACCTGGACGACGAGACTCTGGCATGGCTCGCCGACGAGTTGGCTTCGGTGCCGGCGGGAGCGCCGACGTTCGTCGCCCTGCACCACCCGCCGGTCGTGCTGCACCATCCGGTCATCGACGCGATGCGGTTGCTGCAGGCCGATCCCCTGGCCGCCCTGGTCGCCGCCCACCCTCAGGTCGTCGCCGTGCTGACCGGGCATTTCCACACGGCCGCCGCGAGCACGTTCGCCGACCGTCCACTGCGGATCGCGCCGGGTGTGGTCTCCACACTGCGGATGCCATGGGAGGGCGACCGGCCGCTGACCACCCAGACCCAGCCGCCCGGCGTCGCGTTCCACGTGTACGACGACAGCGGCCTCTTCACCACCCACTACCGGGTGGTGGTCTGAGCGTGCGCGGCGTGGCAGTGCTCGGCTTCCTGGTCGCCGTCGCGCCGATAACCGCCACACCTGGTGCGAGCCTGACGCTTGTCGTCTCGCGGGTCGCCACCGGCGGTCGGCGGCAGGGGTGGTGGGTGATCCTGGGTACTGTCACAGGGCTCTACCTGCACGCCACACTTGCCGCCGTCGGCCTGGCCGCGCTGGTGCTCCGGTCGGCTCAGGCGTTCTGGATCGTCAAGCTCCTCGGTGCTGCCTACCTGGTCGGGCTCGGGCTGTGGATGCTGTTCTCCGCGGCCCGGCGCTCCCCGTCGACCACGTCACCGCCGGCCCGCACGCGCCGACTGCCGTGGCGGGTGGACCACCCCTACCTCCAGGGGCTGCTGGGCAACGTCCTGAATCCCAAGGCCGCCGCCATCTATCTCACCCTCGCACCGCAGTTCCTCGAACCGGGCCGTCCCGTCCTGGTGCCCATGCTGCTCCTCGCCACAGCGCACTCCGCGCTGCACACCTGTTGGCTGGCCGGGTGGACTGTCGTCTCCGGCGCCGCCGGCCGGCTGCTCCGGACGGCCGCCGTCCGGCGCGTGCTGGACCGGCTGACCGGGGTGATCCTGCTCGGCCTCGGCGTACGGGCTGCGGTGACCTGAGGCGATCCTGGGTGACGCGTCCGGCGGGTACCGTTAGCGTCCCTGTCTGGATCATCGAGATCCGTTGTCACCGGAGGAGTCGCCGATGTTCGAGGAGTTCATGGGCCTTCCCGCCCACCCTCTCGTGCTGCACGCCGCTGTCGTGTTCGTACCGCTGCTGGCCCTCCTCACGGTCGGGTACGCGTTCGTCCCGCCGATCCGCCCGCACACCCGCTGGGTGCTGGGGTTGCTGGCCGTGGGGGCACCGCTGTCCGCGCTGCTGGCGAAGCTCTCCGGTGACGCCTTCTTCGACCGCATGCGGTCGGCCAACCGGGTCACCCCCGAGTTCCTGCCGAAGCTGGAGGCACACCAGGAGTTCGGCGACTTCACGCTGTGGGCGAGCATCGGTCTGGCGATCGTGGCCCTGGCCCTGGTCCGGTTCGTCGCGCCGCGAACCGCCGAAGGGAGCGCGGACACGCGCCAGGGCCGGGCGCTCACTGTGGCGTTGCAGGTGTTGTCGCTGGTGGCCGCAGGTGTCGCCGTGTACTACGTGATCCGTACCGGGGACTCTGGCGCGAAGGCGGTCTGGGAGGGCCAGTGATCGGCCCGGACAACGGTGGTGCGGCCCTGTTGAAGCGGACCGCACCACCGTGTTGACCGTCAGCCCGCGGCGTACGCCCGGATGATGGTCTGGTCGATGCCGCTACCGCTGTCGCCGTCTGCCTTCACCCGCAGCGAGACGGTGCCGGCCCGGGGCAGCTGGGCCCGGTAGGTGTCCCCGCTGCGGGTGACCCGGGCCGTTTTCCAGGTGACGCCGTCGTCGGTGGAGGTCCACACTTGGAACGAGGTCACCTTCTGCGCCTTGACGCCGTGCGCCTGGCGGACGGCGAACTCGGCGGTGCCGCCGGTGGGATGGTTGGCGGTGTCCATCGGCAGCGCGTAGTCGACAGCGAACAGCGGCAACGGCACGCTCCCGGTCCCGTCCGGGCCGGCGGATCGGAACGTCCACGAGGTGGAGACCTTCGTGGAGATCGGCAGGATCAGGCTCGTGTCGACGTCGAGGGTCATCCGGTAGTCGGCGGCCTGCTGCCCGACGGTGATGTCGGCGTACGGCAGGTCCCGCTTCTCGACGAGTGTGCCGTTGCGGTACAGCGACAGGTTGCGCTTCACCCCGATCGCGTTGTTCTGCAGGCAGTCGGCGCGCTGGTGCTGGTCGGTCAACGACACCAGGTCGATGTGCAGGTTGCCCCGGGTCCGTGACGGAGGCGTGGCGCAGGTCCAGCCGTTGTCGGCCGGGTCGTCGTACCAGCCGGAGTGCAGCGGCTGCCGCGCCCAGATCTTCGACTGCCGGCTGCCCGGCTGGTAGCGGCGAGGCGCCTCCTGGGCCGACAGTCCACCGTAGACACCCTCGTCGGCCCAGACGATCTCCGGCGACAGGTAGTCGGTGCGGTACGGCGGCAGGTTGCCCTCGTGGGTCTGGGTCACGCCCAGCCCTTCGGCTGTGAAGCCGGTCCGGATCAGCTGGGTGACCATTCCCGGCGAGTCCATCTGGTGGAAGCGCTGGTCGATGCGGGCCAGGCGGGCCTGCTCGGCTCTGCTCACCCGGTAGGCGGGGTCGCCCGGCACGCCATCGGGATACTCGTGCACCAGGTTGTAGCGGTACGGCATGGCCGTGCCCGCGGGCGAGTTGAGGTTGACGGCCGCCCAACCGCGCCGCGATCCGACGCTGGGCTTCGGCAACGGGGAGGTGCGGACGCTCGTCGCGGCCCCGTATCCGTTGACCTGACTCCACCAGGCCTGGCCGTTCGGCGCGGTCTGGAGGATGGTGAAGTCGACGCGCGTCGGCGTGGTGGCGACCCCGTCGACAGTCGCCGTCACCGGCTTGGCCCGCGCCGGGTCCAGCGTCACGCTACGTGGGCCCGTCACGTTCAGGTCGGACTCGCCCACGAGCGTCGACTCCAGCACGTCGCTGTCGACGTAGTAGGCGGCGGACGAGCCGAGGATCGCGTACCGGCCGGCGGGCACCCGGACGGTGAAGGTCTCACCGGGTACGCCGCTGGGCCCACCGTAGTAGAGGAGCGGGTCGGTGAGGTTGGCGACCAGGACGTTGATCCAGCTCTCCGCGCCCTCGGAGAGGTCGGGCAGCGGCTTGGTGTGGATCGTCAGGTCGTAGCTGGGCTGCTCGACGTAGAAGCTGACCGGGGTGGTCGACGCCAGTTTGCGTCCGGGGCCGCGGGCGGTGACGGTGGCCAGGTAGAAGCCGGGTCGCGCGGCAAGCGCCGCGCGGTTGATCCGCACTGTCGCGTTGGCGGTGCTGCCGCGCTTGAGCGTCACCCGGCTCGTCGACAGCGACACCGCGCCGCGTGGCACGGCCTGGCCGTCGTGGTTGACGATCGACACGTCGAGGTCGAGGTGGGTCGTCGCCGGGGAGGCGTCGCCGGTCCAGGTCAGCTTCGTCTCGCTGGTACCCGACTGCGGGTACGCGAACGTGCCGAGGTTGACCACCGGCTGGTCGCTGGTCGGGCCGCCGAGGGCGCGGGCCGCGTTGAGCCGGCCGGCTCCGACGGCGTACGGGTCGACGCCGGTCAGCGGGTCGGCCGCACCGACGAGCGCCGCCTTGAGCCGCTCCCCCGTCCAGTCCGGGTGCCGCTGGGCGAGCAGGGCGGCCGCGCCCGCCACGTGCGGGGCGGCCATCGAGGTGCCGGTGCTGCCCTCGTAGAACTTGTCGATCGGGTCCTGGAGGTTGGTGCCGGCCGCGCGGGCGGCCACGATGTCGACACCGGGCGCGACAAGCTCCGGCTTGGCCACGCGGCTGGTGACAAGCGGGCCACGGCTGGAGAAGTCGGCGAGCCGGTCGTCCCGGTCGACAGCGCCGACGGTCAGGGCGCTGGCGGCGGAGCCGGGTGAGGAGATCGCGCCACCGCTGTTGCCGGAGGCGATCACGAACAGCGCCCCGGTCTGCTTGCTCAGCGCGTCGACGGCGAGCGAGAGCGGGTCGCTGCCGTCGTCCGGATAGCTTCCGCCGAGGCTCATGTTGACCACGTCGGCGCGGGCGGCGGCCCACTCCATGCCGGCGATGATGCCGGAGTCCTCGCCGGAGCCGTGGTCGTCGAGGACCTTGCCGATGACCAGGTTGGCGGCCGGCGCGACGCCGCGACGCTGGCCGTTGGAGGCCGCGCCGGTGCCGGCGATCGTCGACGCGACGTGCGTACCGTGGCCGTTGTGGTCGACGGCGTCGCCGCCCTCGGCGGTGAAGTCGGCCCGGTCGACGACGCGGCCGGCCAGGTCGGGGTGGGTGAAGTCGGCTCCGGTGTCGAGCACCGCGACGCGGACGCCCTTGCCGGTGTAGCCGGCCTTCCAGGCATCAGGCGCGGCGATCTGCGCCAGGTTGCGGTCGAGGCCGGCGGGCTTGCCGGCGCCGGTCAGCGCGGTGGCGCGGACCTTGCGGTCGAGCCAGACCTTCTTCGCGCCGGCGAGCAGCGAGTTGGTGGCGAGCTTCGCTGTGGTCGGGCTCTTCTTGGGTACGCGGCCGGCGACCGCGCCGATGCTGGGCAGCGCCAGCACGTCGCCGAGCGCGGCCACCCGGGCGGAGGCGGTGGCGGGCTGCACGATGAGCGGCAGTTCCGTGGTGTTCTGGTCGTCGTACCCGTCGGCGATCAGCACTGTGACGTCGAAGAGGTCGGGGTCGAGGACCGGGCCGACCTGGGACGCGACGCGGGCGGGGATGACGTGCAGGTGGCCGTCCGGTCCGCAGGTCTGGTGGATGACCGAGTTGGGGTCGGCGGGTTGCACAGTGGCGTGCGGGCATCCCGATCCGGTGGCCCGTACGGTCACCACGTCCCCGGTGAGCAAGGTGACGGTGTGTGTTTTTCGGTCGGCTGCGGT from Micromonospora profundi harbors:
- a CDS encoding SEC-C domain-containing protein; translation: MSTKDVLTRADLAELRRSALGTANPLGVAADIAEAVQQGRLEDPDDAGDALTLAAEIAEIRARPDAALRYADSALAAYPTGDDPRAGFARALRARALLQAGGRDDEAIAELTALRPLLLVQPDAPAYVSAALDAAGRSAIAERWLSEAVDTLLGERATAAGASAQAITAVEPAVEVGPPESPGVLFFLLQQRHRVRRNLNLPHDRHDDLADRVEAQLVRRAGERGGGEPDLIFWPRAEFDRLLSTHAELTEVYGPDWDAHRARLEKELVRLADAGQVGLVVLRATVDGLDGFAGRKDSDPADGEVRAGYARELAARPAARIPWPPERNDACWCGSGLKYKKDCLPRSRG
- a CDS encoding CGNR zinc finger domain-containing protein; the protein is MSAQLALALVSTIRHDGNGGVADDLADVAGLTAWLREHAEPLREYVARCDTSRVEVDERTRLDVVAVRRAARTLFAVAVRPGPPSRAESTSLLSPPEAVDRLNQAAATVPVRPVLTWEQEGTPVLAWHGEATEPRLALPAGLARAVIEFLAGATREQLRACPAPRCVRYFVKDHPRQEWCKPSCGNRARVARHYQRHTGR
- a CDS encoding metallophosphoesterase, with product MLFIAHLSDTHLDGHLRSAERAVRVMDHLHALPRPVDAILITGDIADHGEVSEYETAARLFDSPLPVLMCPGNHDVRAAYRKGLLGDDGGGTGPINARHDVAGAVFLLADSSVPGEDHGHLDDETLAWLADELASVPAGAPTFVALHHPPVVLHHPVIDAMRLLQADPLAALVAAHPQVVAVLTGHFHTAAASTFADRPLRIAPGVVSTLRMPWEGDRPLTTQTQPPGVAFHVYDDSGLFTTHYRVVV
- a CDS encoding LysE family translocator; its protein translation is MRGVAVLGFLVAVAPITATPGASLTLVVSRVATGGRRQGWWVILGTVTGLYLHATLAAVGLAALVLRSAQAFWIVKLLGAAYLVGLGLWMLFSAARRSPSTTSPPARTRRLPWRVDHPYLQGLLGNVLNPKAAAIYLTLAPQFLEPGRPVLVPMLLLATAHSALHTCWLAGWTVVSGAAGRLLRTAAVRRVLDRLTGVILLGLGVRAAVT
- a CDS encoding DUF2231 domain-containing protein codes for the protein MFEEFMGLPAHPLVLHAAVVFVPLLALLTVGYAFVPPIRPHTRWVLGLLAVGAPLSALLAKLSGDAFFDRMRSANRVTPEFLPKLEAHQEFGDFTLWASIGLAIVALALVRFVAPRTAEGSADTRQGRALTVALQVLSLVAAGVAVYYVIRTGDSGAKAVWEGQ
- a CDS encoding S8 family serine peptidase — encoded protein: MLKRTRWLLAVAVTATALTALPGGTATASPDGPSRPSAPDTAADRKTHTVTLLTGDVVTVRATGSGCPHATVQPADPNSVIHQTCGPDGHLHVIPARVASQVGPVLDPDLFDVTVLIADGYDDQNTTELPLIVQPATASARVAALGDVLALPSIGAVAGRVPKKSPTTAKLATNSLLAGAKKVWLDRKVRATALTGAGKPAGLDRNLAQIAAPDAWKAGYTGKGVRVAVLDTGADFTHPDLAGRVVDRADFTAEGGDAVDHNGHGTHVASTIAGTGAASNGQRRGVAPAANLVIGKVLDDHGSGEDSGIIAGMEWAAARADVVNMSLGGSYPDDGSDPLSLAVDALSKQTGALFVIASGNSGGAISSPGSAASALTVGAVDRDDRLADFSSRGPLVTSRVAKPELVAPGVDIVAARAAGTNLQDPIDKFYEGSTGTSMAAPHVAGAAALLAQRHPDWTGERLKAALVGAADPLTGVDPYAVGAGRLNAARALGGPTSDQPVVNLGTFAYPQSGTSETKLTWTGDASPATTHLDLDVSIVNHDGQAVPRGAVSLSTSRVTLKRGSTANATVRINRAALAARPGFYLATVTARGPGRKLASTTPVSFYVEQPSYDLTIHTKPLPDLSEGAESWINVLVANLTDPLLYYGGPSGVPGETFTVRVPAGRYAILGSSAAYYVDSDVLESTLVGESDLNVTGPRSVTLDPARAKPVTATVDGVATTPTRVDFTILQTAPNGQAWWSQVNGYGAATSVRTSPLPKPSVGSRRGWAAVNLNSPAGTAMPYRYNLVHEYPDGVPGDPAYRVSRAEQARLARIDQRFHQMDSPGMVTQLIRTGFTAEGLGVTQTHEGNLPPYRTDYLSPEIVWADEGVYGGLSAQEAPRRYQPGSRQSKIWARQPLHSGWYDDPADNGWTCATPPSRTRGNLHIDLVSLTDQHQRADCLQNNAIGVKRNLSLYRNGTLVEKRDLPYADITVGQQAADYRMTLDVDTSLILPISTKVSTSWTFRSAGPDGTGSVPLPLFAVDYALPMDTANHPTGGTAEFAVRQAHGVKAQKVTSFQVWTSTDDGVTWKTARVTRSGDTYRAQLPRAGTVSLRVKADGDSGSGIDQTIIRAYAAG